From one Acidibrevibacterium fodinaquatile genomic stretch:
- a CDS encoding 5-methylcytosine restriction system specificity protein McrC: protein MATTSGPQSPSPTHFGRYDTLGPSSSTRLSVGFGTESTMTPFGRYAARSLARGHPEIVPCRFQALEQDTLENRILRTALTCARQLLDGAAGQGLGGPEAAWRIWSRQADAALAGAAIARITPRDFHVARKAGAYRHYARPLALARAVLTRTGFDPYQPVPQAAARLVPFRLATPELFERYVELCLRRIAGWKIWAGYHDQNLVEKGKSFMVRPDFLAWQGDRRVIVDAKYKNLSTQRPGGADDDNPLRWDVYQTLAYSRHRAVKRTFSPEPPNEPSAIVLCYPARASTDALSEAGSALQAALTGENHILHSHICDFDLPVVLVGLPVPTAPGNGIGPGA from the coding sequence ATGGCGACTACGTCTGGCCCACAGAGCCCCTCCCCAACGCATTTCGGCCGCTACGATACCCTCGGGCCGAGTTCCTCGACGCGGCTTAGCGTAGGATTTGGAACAGAATCCACGATGACCCCGTTCGGTCGCTACGCCGCACGGAGCCTCGCACGCGGCCATCCCGAGATCGTCCCCTGCCGCTTCCAGGCACTCGAGCAGGACACGCTGGAGAACCGCATCCTGCGCACCGCCTTGACGTGCGCCCGCCAGCTGCTCGACGGAGCAGCGGGACAGGGCCTCGGCGGCCCAGAGGCGGCTTGGCGCATCTGGTCACGGCAGGCGGATGCGGCGCTCGCGGGGGCGGCGATCGCGCGGATCACACCGCGCGATTTTCACGTCGCACGCAAGGCCGGCGCCTATCGGCACTACGCCCGCCCGCTCGCGCTTGCCCGCGCGGTTCTGACGCGCACGGGCTTCGACCCATATCAACCGGTCCCGCAGGCGGCCGCCCGCCTTGTCCCATTCCGCCTGGCGACCCCTGAATTGTTCGAGCGCTATGTTGAGCTTTGCCTTCGCCGGATCGCGGGCTGGAAAATCTGGGCCGGCTATCACGACCAAAATCTTGTCGAGAAGGGCAAGTCTTTTATGGTCCGCCCCGACTTCCTCGCATGGCAGGGTGATCGTCGCGTCATCGTGGACGCCAAGTACAAGAACCTTTCGACCCAGCGCCCCGGTGGGGCAGACGACGACAACCCTCTGCGGTGGGATGTTTATCAGACGCTCGCCTATTCTCGGCACCGGGCCGTGAAGAGGACGTTCTCGCCGGAGCCGCCTAACGAGCCGTCGGCCATAGTCCTCTGTTATCCTGCGCGGGCGTCGACGGATGCCCTAAGCGAGGCGGGCAGCGCCCTGCAAGCGGCACTCACAGGGGAAAATCACATTTTGCACTCCCACATCTGCGATTTCGACTTGCCGGTGGTTCTTGTTGGTCTGCCGGTGCCGACCGCCCCAGGTAATGGCATTGGTCCCGGAGCATGA